The genomic DNA gttttatcttttttttttttaactgagtACATTTCACCAAGTACGCTGGGTGGAAATCAGGCTGAGAATGCTGCATTGGAAAATGCCTGGCTAGGGGCCTTGGGACTGGGACTAGTGGTTGGGGGAGAGTGGTGAAAGGGAATCCCTGTAAGCATCAAGCCCTgagtgaagggatgaagggattGGGGTGACACACTGTAATCCTCCCCCCCCCGTATCTCACACAGACACTCCTAACCCCACCCTCCCTTCTCTTTGTTCCTCAATCTTCCTGCTTAACCAattggtgtttcttttttacagcGATTTGATCCTGCCCATGTTGTGCTGATGGTAAACTTAGTggtaaatgttattttaatcccccaattgattttttttcctttatttttattgttatttcaaattttgtttttgatttctcccatgtttattttcctctcatcaGAGCACCAATGCTACATAGGCTTAAAATTCTCTGTATTAGAATTCATTCTGCTGCTTGGATATTATCATGCATATGTATTATTCTTAGAACAttgtcattttgtttgttttcagtttttttcaCTGTGATTCACACACCATTCGATTTAGCTGCACATTGTTTTCGTGTGGTCCCTTTATTTTCCACTGGAATGGGTAATGTGGAAGTATTGTCACTGTGTTCAGAGTTTGGTGATAATTTGGGATGACTGTAACCATGCATTATTCTTCTGTACCTGACTAATGACTCCAGTGAGACAGACCACTGCAGTGGTTGGCTAGTCTTTCCTTTCAGGCATTTCTCTCATTCCTTTTTGGCCAACAGTGTCAGGAGGAAAAATAATGTACCCCTACTTCTAAGTTTGAGAGTCTTGTGAAATATTTTCACTCTGCTGTCATTTTCCCTAGAATAAGGCCTGCACAGTCATCTGCTTTCAATTATTTCATAATAATTTTAGCTGGCTTAACCGTCCAACACTGCAGTGGGAGTCTGAGCAGGCCATTATGTTAGAGTTCCCATGCATCTCTGATTTCAGAATGAACATGTCATTGGGCTGTGATGACTACATTTTCCTCAAGtaaatcagagaaaagaaacaaacagatgTTACCTTCCTGTATAAAGAAGGGTCAGAATGTATCGGGAAGGAATCAgacaaaacatttatttatcatgCTCCCTATATGTCAATGTTAAATGCCCTTTGTCAGTCTTTTGCCTGTGTAAAGAAACATTGACATCAAACCTTTTTAAAACCACACTCGGCACATATACCTTAAAGTTGAAATCAAAACGATTGCAGTTCTTCCATATGCCCAATGGTATGCATACAAATAGGattgatggggaaaaaaacccaaatatgtTGGAGAAAAAAACTGAAACCAAACTGAAGTGATAATAACTATAAATCAGATCAATTGTCATATCTGGCTGGCAGGAGCAGCAGATTAGTTCAAATTCTTCTTCTGGCTTTTGTGTTGAGAACCCGTCTGTCTAtctgcctgtctatctgtctgtccccCCTTATTTCTCTTTACTCATACCCATGTTTTGACAGGTAAGTATTCCCATCCCTTGCACTTTCACCATGGCGATACCTGGCCTTCGATGTCACTCTGCTGTAGTTCAGTGCTTGTGTCCTTTTTAATTTTACTcttgtctttctctctgctttgtttGGCTGATTATGAGTGGATTAAGCAATTCTGTGTCAAATCTCCAAAGTAGTTttgattttaatatattttatatattcgatatattttgttgtttttggttggtttgtttattttcctaCTGTTAATTTACTTTCTGAGCTAGCTCTTTTCACAGCTTACATAACATGTTTTCAAGGGAAAAGGGGCGATATTTCAGCTGTCACTGTAGTGCTCGGGGTGAGGAGAGGGGTTTATCttcagaaaattaaaaaggGCTTGCAAAGGTCATTCAGTAAAGGTGATGACCTTGGGAGGAGTTTTCTAGCCCTCAGAGTAGATTATTTAGCTTGATACACTCTATAAAAACCTGGTCTCTGAAATGGCTGTGTCCTTGATAAACTAGACACTCTGGTCTAGCAGGACTCTAGCGATGGAAGTGGAACAGAACTTCTTAGGTCTTGTGCTGAAAAACTCAAAGGATCTTTGGTTTATTGAATTCACCCAAATTATAATAACTGCTCTGTTAGATTGCAATGTGCAGCCCAGTCATATGCAACAGAAGGACCAAAGTAATTGGTCTATAGCTCATGTGGCTGCAGTAAGCTGTGAGAATAGCTGGTCTTTGGTTCACTGTAGCTTTCTGGTCTCTGCACTTAAGGCAAAAATCTCTAACCTCAGCACCCAATGCTCTAAAAGAAGGCTGTCTTCGAGCTGGCCCCATTTCTCCCCATTTAAACACTCATCTTGTCaactctgtctctcttccctcAGGACGCACTGACCCTGTGCCCATCATCCTCAAATATGATGTCATGGGGATGGGACGGATGGAGATGGAGGTATTGAACTCTGTCTAGTTTCTAGATATGGATGCATGCATTCATTGGTTTTGTGATTTGTAGATAGACTAACTTTTAATAATGACTGACTaaaattgtttcattttttgAAAGCGTTTAATGCTGTTTTATTAGATGGACTATGCTGAAGATGccacagagaagagaagagtaCTTGAAGTGGAAAAAGAGGACACAGAAGAACTACGGCAAAAATATAAGGTGAGGCTCCTTGTTTAGAGATATTTTGATTATGACTTTTGTCGTAGGCTATGTAAAACCTGGCTCTTGATAGATCTAACAATGATACAAGATTTTATCCTTTGTTTCATTGTACATTTCCTTGCAACAGGACCAAATGGAAAAGGAGAAAGCTATTGCGAAAGCTCTGGAAGATCTGAGAGCCAATTTCTACTGCGAGCTTTGTGACAAACAGTACACCAAACACCAGGAATTTGACAACCACATAAACTCTTACGACCATGCTCACAAGCAGGTACTTTCTATAAAAAATATGTTTGCGATTATGaatataaaatgtgttttttttttgaggggggaaatgcaagagtgtgtgtgtgtgtgtgttggcgctCTGATTTTTACCCACATCTTGTGTTTATGTCATCCAGAGGCTGAAAGAACTGAAGCAGAGAGAGTTTGCTCGTAATGTGTCATCACGCTCACGCAAGGGTGGAAAGAAGCAAGAAAAGATGCTGCGTAGATTGCATGAGCTTGCTGAACAGAGGAAACAATTTGACTGGTAAGATTTCGCTCCGGGGGAGCCCCCTTCTGGTTATATTATGTAATGCATCTGCTAGTGTCGGAGGTGTTTTAGAAAGATGATTGATGAAGCCATTGTTTTAAGTCAAGCTTCTTAAAACGCTCATGTTTCCTGCCTTATAGCGTTCTCCCACTTTCACAAATAGAAAACCTTTTAATAATGTTTTGTTGTTGCTACGTCAGCACTCCAGGAAGTGGCCCCATGTTCAAGACTACTACAGTGGCTTTAGACGGAGAGAAGATGGAAGAGAATGACAGCGTGGTCTCTGAAAATACTGCTTTGACAGAAGTTTCTGTCGACGTATCGATGGCAGATAAAATTGGGCAAGGCTCTCCAAAGCCAAGTCAAGCCATCAGCTTTTCTTTTGGAAAAAAcgccccttcctcctcccccccagcccAAAGTGGTGGATCTAAAGTCAGCGTGTCCTTCTCATTTGCCAAAAAAGCCCCAGTTAAGCTTGAGACAGTGGCAGCGGTGTTTGCTGATCATGGAGAGGAAGCTATGGAGGAAGAAGATGGCCAGGAGGGAGAAAAGCCTGGAGGGCAAGAGGAGACACCTAGCTGCAACACAGAAAGCCCCACAGGAGGGGAAGTAGTTGAGGCTGTGCAAATGGAAGCACCAGAAGAGACGCAACAGGCTGATGATGGAGGCTCTTTAGCCTCTACCCTAAACAaactgaagatgatgatgaaaaaagaTGAAGGATGCGTTGGCCAGGAGCCTCAGTACTATCATTATGTTCCTCCAGCTCACTGTCGGGTGAAACCTCACTTCCAGTTTTTGCTCTTTAGGAAGGCCACTGATGAGGGTCAGggcaaagatgaagaggaggaggaggaggaggaggaggaagatggactaGATGACAAAAAGGTTGAAGATAGTCCTGAGCAGATTGAGGCTGACGTTACAGAGAGCAACACTGAAAAAGAGCTGGATAATGTTCCCCCTGCCCTTGAGCCAGAGTTAACACTGAAAGTAGAAACAGAGGAACCTTCTTCGTGTCAGGCATCAGACGCCCCTGGTGAGATAACTGCTTTTCCTGAAAAAGTAGAAAGCACACCGGAGGTTGAGGATTGCAGCTTGGGTCCGAAGATCGCGACTGGTCCCTTTTTTCCAGTGCTGGGCAAAGATGACAGCACCACCCTGCAGTGGCCTTCAGAGCTCCTTGAGTTTACAAAAGCTCAACCTTCCTTATCCTATAGTTGTAATCCCTTATATTTTGACTTCAAGCTGTCTCGCAATAAAGGTGTACGTGGAAGGAACTTATCAAAGTCCTCTAAGCCTTGTGAAGAGTCTGATGACAAGCGACAGGAAGCCAGTGCTTCTAAAACCGAAGGAGACCGGTCTTCCGTGCCCGAGGCCAGCTCCGTCAAGGAAAAAGAGGAGTTAAAGGGAGAGCCTAGTCAATCAGACAAGGACGAAGAAAAGCATCCAACTGGCAATAGtgccaagaaaaagaagaaaaagaaaaagcacaagAAGACTGCAAAGCATTCAAAACGTAAAGCAAAGGAAAAGGGAGTCAAAGAGGAtgcagagggaggagctgagcaggCTCAGGAGAagcctaaaaagaaaaaaaaacataaaaggaaaaagagtaaaaacaaaGTTCCTGACAAAAATGAGACAAGTGatgaaaaggcaaaacaaaagCCAGAAGATAAACCTATTCCCGGCCCCGTGTcgcctgcaggaggaggggcttCAGGCGTAGAACTTGGGAAAAGGAAGCGAGTAACAAAGGAAGTGCCTTATAagcctggagctgatgaaggagggaCCAGCAAAGGCAACGACAAGGCCAGGTCCAATGAGGAACACACCGGCACCAAGCGACAGAAAACCGACTCCAGTGTATCTCAAAGTGCCTCCTGTTCCAGCTCAGCCCAAAAGAGTCCTGGTCCCGGTCGACCTCCCAGTAGTGAGAGTGAAGAAGAAGGAGGTTCTAAGCCACAAAAATCCCGTCATCATAGGTCAAGTCCTCGGGAACAACGTCGCAACCACAGCGAGGAATCGGGGCGGTCCCACAGTCACTCTTCAAGGCGAGGGGAGCGACGGGGCAGCAGTCGTCGCCATCACCGTGGTCAAACCTCCCGCAGTCGTTCATACTCCAGCAGCTCCGAGCGCTCCTCTGCAGGAAGCAGCGCCTACAGCTACCGCAGCCGCAGCTACTCGGACAGTTACAGCGGTTACAGCACAGAGGGCCGAAGGCGGCGGCGCTCCAAACATTCATCAGATTCCGAATACGAACGCAGGGAAAGCAGAGGCCGGAGACGATCCAGGAGACACGAGtattcttcttcctcctccgaAGACTCTCGCTCGCGTTCCCGC from Takifugu rubripes chromosome 5, fTakRub1.2, whole genome shotgun sequence includes the following:
- the gpatch8 gene encoding G patch domain-containing protein 8 isoform X3, encoding MQGRTDPVPIILKYDVMGMGRMEMEMDYAEDATEKRRVLEVEKEDTEELRQKYKDQMEKEKAIAKALEDLRANFYCELCDKQYTKHQEFDNHINSYDHAHKQRLKELKQREFARNVSSRSRKGGKKQEKMLRRLHELAEQRKQFDCTPGSGPMFKTTTVALDGEKMEENDSVVSENTALTEVSVDVSMADKIGQGSPKPSQAISFSFGKNAPSSSPPAQSGGSKVSVSFSFAKKAPVKLETVAAVFADHGEEAMEEEDGQEGEKPGGQEETPSCNTESPTGGEVVEAVQMEAPEETQQADDGGSLASTLNKLKMMMKKDEGCVGQEPQYYHYVPPAHCRVKPHFQFLLFRKATDEGQGKDEEEEEEEEEEDGLDDKKVEDSPEQIEADVTESNTEKELDNVPPALEPELTLKVETEEPSSCQASDAPGEITAFPEKVESTPEVEDCSLGPKIATGPFFPVLGKDDSTTLQWPSELLEFTKAQPSLSYSCNPLYFDFKLSRNKGVRGRNLSKSSKPCEESDDKRQEASASKTEGDRSSVPEASSVKEKEELKGEPSQSDKDEEKHPTGNSAKKKKKKKKHKKTAKHSKRKAKEKGVKEDAEGGAEQAQEKPKKKKKHKRKKSKNKVPDKNETSDEKAKQKPEDKPIPGPVSPAGGGASGVELGKRKRVTKEVPYKPGADEGGTSKGNDKARSNEEHTGTKRQKTDSSVSQSASCSSSAQKSPGPGRPPSSESEEEGGSKPQKSRHHRSSPREQRRNHSEESGRSHSHSSRRGERRGSSRRHHRGQTSRSRSYSSSSERSSAGSSAYSYRSRSYSDSYSGYSTEGRRRRRSKHSSDSEYERRESRGRRRSRRHEYSSSSSEDSRSRSRSYSRRKRHRRHHRSSSRSSSSWSRSTSARSWRRSYSRSHSSASRSSSSTKDSPRRRGQRSRGDSETKRRDFNRSRIYRSQSPRSSSSRGLNRNTHSSGSQSLRPGGSRDTEHKPTLTARQLLEKVQSKKSSDDSATGTKSGVKIKDPPQGYFGPKLPPTLGSKAMLPLFGKLQAGKKPVIPLTRTSESEKLGAGKGSEAEAEVILVEPIREFPPPPPPPAPPVQKIEEASPSTVVQEETSQPVTEVQDPQESQPSFEQEASMMMPQYQGEVGQDLSQNTILEAYVPDMQQQAPMHGYPAYPPPNLEEDGMEAEEDGLAPLESQPITFTPEEMEKYSKLQQAAQQHIQQQLLAKQVKTFPSAAAAAAAAAAAAAANLAPAPPPPTLQQIHIQQPTVSVASGTSITTVQHAILQHHAATAAAMGIHPHAHHPHHAHAQLAQVHHIPQHHLTPISLSPLGHSLGHSLGHSLGHAGLIQAHPTAFLSGQPIHIIPASALHHTPLALHHVPHAALYPTLLTSRPSQAAAAAALQLHPLLHPIFSGQDLQHPPNHGS
- the gpatch8 gene encoding G patch domain-containing protein 8 isoform X1; protein product: MADRFSRFNEERDFQAGNHFDQYEEGQLELEQASLDKPIEPDNIGHRLLQKHGWKSGQGLGKTMQGRTDPVPIILKYDVMGMGRMEMEMDYAEDATEKRRVLEVEKEDTEELRQKYKDQMEKEKAIAKALEDLRANFYCELCDKQYTKHQEFDNHINSYDHAHKQRLKELKQREFARNVSSRSRKGGKKQEKMLRRLHELAEQRKQFDCTPGSGPMFKTTTVALDGEKMEENDSVVSENTALTEVSVDVSMADKIGQGSPKPSQAISFSFGKNAPSSSPPAQSGGSKVSVSFSFAKKAPVKLETVAAVFADHGEEAMEEEDGQEGEKPGGQEETPSCNTESPTGGEVVEAVQMEAPEETQQADDGGSLASTLNKLKMMMKKDEGCVGQEPQYYHYVPPAHCRVKPHFQFLLFRKATDEGQGKDEEEEEEEEEEDGLDDKKVEDSPEQIEADVTESNTEKELDNVPPALEPELTLKVETEEPSSCQASDAPGEITAFPEKVESTPEVEDCSLGPKIATGPFFPVLGKDDSTTLQWPSELLEFTKAQPSLSYSCNPLYFDFKLSRNKGVRGRNLSKSSKPCEESDDKRQEASASKTEGDRSSVPEASSVKEKEELKGEPSQSDKDEEKHPTGNSAKKKKKKKKHKKTAKHSKRKAKEKGVKEDAEGGAEQAQEKPKKKKKHKRKKSKNKVPDKNETSDEKAKQKPEDKPIPGPVSPAGGGASGVELGKRKRVTKEVPYKPGADEGGTSKGNDKARSNEEHTGTKRQKTDSSVSQSASCSSSAQKSPGPGRPPSSESEEEGGSKPQKSRHHRSSPREQRRNHSEESGRSHSHSSRRGERRGSSRRHHRGQTSRSRSYSSSSERSSAGSSAYSYRSRSYSDSYSGYSTEGRRRRRSKHSSDSEYERRESRGRRRSRRHEYSSSSSEDSRSRSRSYSRRKRHRRHHRSSSRSSSSWSRSTSARSWRRSYSRSHSSASRSSSSTKDSPRRRGQRSRGDSETKRRDFNRSRIYRSQSPRSSSSRGLNRNTHSSGSQSLRPGGSRDTEHKPTLTARQLLEKVQSKKSSDDSATGTKSGVKIKDPPQGYFGPKLPPTLGSKAMLPLFGKLQAGKKPVIPLTRTSESEKLGAGKGSEAEAEVILVEPIREFPPPPPPPAPPVQKIEEASPSTVVQEETSQPVTEVQDPQESQPSFEQEASMMMPQYQGEVGQDLSQNTILEAYVPDMQQQAPMHGYPAYPPPNLEEDGMEAEEDGLAPLESQPITFTPEEMEKYSKLQQAAQQHIQQQLLAKQVKTFPSAAAAAAAAAAAAAANLAPAPPPPTLQQIHIQQPTVSVASGTSITTVQHAILQHHAATAAAMGIHPHAHHPHHAHAQLAQVHHIPQHHLTPISLSPLGHSLGHSLGHSLGHAGLIQAHPTAFLSGQPIHIIPASALHHTPLALHHVPHAALYPTLLTSRPSQAAAAAALQLHPLLHPIFSGQDLQHPPNHGS
- the gpatch8 gene encoding G patch domain-containing protein 8 isoform X2 — its product is MCWRRAHGKAGNHFDQYEEGQLELEQASLDKPIEPDNIGHRLLQKHGWKSGQGLGKTMQGRTDPVPIILKYDVMGMGRMEMEMDYAEDATEKRRVLEVEKEDTEELRQKYKDQMEKEKAIAKALEDLRANFYCELCDKQYTKHQEFDNHINSYDHAHKQRLKELKQREFARNVSSRSRKGGKKQEKMLRRLHELAEQRKQFDCTPGSGPMFKTTTVALDGEKMEENDSVVSENTALTEVSVDVSMADKIGQGSPKPSQAISFSFGKNAPSSSPPAQSGGSKVSVSFSFAKKAPVKLETVAAVFADHGEEAMEEEDGQEGEKPGGQEETPSCNTESPTGGEVVEAVQMEAPEETQQADDGGSLASTLNKLKMMMKKDEGCVGQEPQYYHYVPPAHCRVKPHFQFLLFRKATDEGQGKDEEEEEEEEEEDGLDDKKVEDSPEQIEADVTESNTEKELDNVPPALEPELTLKVETEEPSSCQASDAPGEITAFPEKVESTPEVEDCSLGPKIATGPFFPVLGKDDSTTLQWPSELLEFTKAQPSLSYSCNPLYFDFKLSRNKGVRGRNLSKSSKPCEESDDKRQEASASKTEGDRSSVPEASSVKEKEELKGEPSQSDKDEEKHPTGNSAKKKKKKKKHKKTAKHSKRKAKEKGVKEDAEGGAEQAQEKPKKKKKHKRKKSKNKVPDKNETSDEKAKQKPEDKPIPGPVSPAGGGASGVELGKRKRVTKEVPYKPGADEGGTSKGNDKARSNEEHTGTKRQKTDSSVSQSASCSSSAQKSPGPGRPPSSESEEEGGSKPQKSRHHRSSPREQRRNHSEESGRSHSHSSRRGERRGSSRRHHRGQTSRSRSYSSSSERSSAGSSAYSYRSRSYSDSYSGYSTEGRRRRRSKHSSDSEYERRESRGRRRSRRHEYSSSSSEDSRSRSRSYSRRKRHRRHHRSSSRSSSSWSRSTSARSWRRSYSRSHSSASRSSSSTKDSPRRRGQRSRGDSETKRRDFNRSRIYRSQSPRSSSSRGLNRNTHSSGSQSLRPGGSRDTEHKPTLTARQLLEKVQSKKSSDDSATGTKSGVKIKDPPQGYFGPKLPPTLGSKAMLPLFGKLQAGKKPVIPLTRTSESEKLGAGKGSEAEAEVILVEPIREFPPPPPPPAPPVQKIEEASPSTVVQEETSQPVTEVQDPQESQPSFEQEASMMMPQYQGEVGQDLSQNTILEAYVPDMQQQAPMHGYPAYPPPNLEEDGMEAEEDGLAPLESQPITFTPEEMEKYSKLQQAAQQHIQQQLLAKQVKTFPSAAAAAAAAAAAAAANLAPAPPPPTLQQIHIQQPTVSVASGTSITTVQHAILQHHAATAAAMGIHPHAHHPHHAHAQLAQVHHIPQHHLTPISLSPLGHSLGHSLGHSLGHAGLIQAHPTAFLSGQPIHIIPASALHHTPLALHHVPHAALYPTLLTSRPSQAAAAAALQLHPLLHPIFSGQDLQHPPNHGS
- the gpatch8 gene encoding G patch domain-containing protein 8 isoform X4, producing MGMGRMEMEMDYAEDATEKRRVLEVEKEDTEELRQKYKDQMEKEKAIAKALEDLRANFYCELCDKQYTKHQEFDNHINSYDHAHKQRLKELKQREFARNVSSRSRKGGKKQEKMLRRLHELAEQRKQFDCTPGSGPMFKTTTVALDGEKMEENDSVVSENTALTEVSVDVSMADKIGQGSPKPSQAISFSFGKNAPSSSPPAQSGGSKVSVSFSFAKKAPVKLETVAAVFADHGEEAMEEEDGQEGEKPGGQEETPSCNTESPTGGEVVEAVQMEAPEETQQADDGGSLASTLNKLKMMMKKDEGCVGQEPQYYHYVPPAHCRVKPHFQFLLFRKATDEGQGKDEEEEEEEEEEDGLDDKKVEDSPEQIEADVTESNTEKELDNVPPALEPELTLKVETEEPSSCQASDAPGEITAFPEKVESTPEVEDCSLGPKIATGPFFPVLGKDDSTTLQWPSELLEFTKAQPSLSYSCNPLYFDFKLSRNKGVRGRNLSKSSKPCEESDDKRQEASASKTEGDRSSVPEASSVKEKEELKGEPSQSDKDEEKHPTGNSAKKKKKKKKHKKTAKHSKRKAKEKGVKEDAEGGAEQAQEKPKKKKKHKRKKSKNKVPDKNETSDEKAKQKPEDKPIPGPVSPAGGGASGVELGKRKRVTKEVPYKPGADEGGTSKGNDKARSNEEHTGTKRQKTDSSVSQSASCSSSAQKSPGPGRPPSSESEEEGGSKPQKSRHHRSSPREQRRNHSEESGRSHSHSSRRGERRGSSRRHHRGQTSRSRSYSSSSERSSAGSSAYSYRSRSYSDSYSGYSTEGRRRRRSKHSSDSEYERRESRGRRRSRRHEYSSSSSEDSRSRSRSYSRRKRHRRHHRSSSRSSSSWSRSTSARSWRRSYSRSHSSASRSSSSTKDSPRRRGQRSRGDSETKRRDFNRSRIYRSQSPRSSSSRGLNRNTHSSGSQSLRPGGSRDTEHKPTLTARQLLEKVQSKKSSDDSATGTKSGVKIKDPPQGYFGPKLPPTLGSKAMLPLFGKLQAGKKPVIPLTRTSESEKLGAGKGSEAEAEVILVEPIREFPPPPPPPAPPVQKIEEASPSTVVQEETSQPVTEVQDPQESQPSFEQEASMMMPQYQGEVGQDLSQNTILEAYVPDMQQQAPMHGYPAYPPPNLEEDGMEAEEDGLAPLESQPITFTPEEMEKYSKLQQAAQQHIQQQLLAKQVKTFPSAAAAAAAAAAAAAANLAPAPPPPTLQQIHIQQPTVSVASGTSITTVQHAILQHHAATAAAMGIHPHAHHPHHAHAQLAQVHHIPQHHLTPISLSPLGHSLGHSLGHSLGHAGLIQAHPTAFLSGQPIHIIPASALHHTPLALHHVPHAALYPTLLTSRPSQAAAAAALQLHPLLHPIFSGQDLQHPPNHGS